A single Drosophila miranda strain MSH22 chromosome XR, D.miranda_PacBio2.1, whole genome shotgun sequence DNA region contains:
- the LOC108153428 gene encoding nucleosome assembly protein 1-like 1-A: MYAIERDPELKQQQDKGSESLEEGASSATMCPEKSSESLEECGSFDSMLCPADMSARSRKAYLQHMMDELPRPVHNRILAMKHSQMEQIKISEQFYREVYELEKRYYLQCAELFDSRRDVVDGSVEPEPMEPSWSEQHDDLVAELQASKEFHQLTELMPKMPANAVGVPRFWLSIFRNVSLLSDMVQHHDEPLLECLMDVRISYEPESYTLKFLFRPNSYLDDCSLMLTKKYLLQHQADQEYPFMFEGPEIVSCEGCHIHWRDDSNLTMQKVGSGYCVENAIQRESFFNFFSPPQPQDLSLADEKTKMLLGNDFEVGFLLRTQIVPKAVLFYTGDLVDSTNEGLSDSDSSETSDTDADTDTTAPAPTHTPEQLSD, encoded by the coding sequence ATGTACGCCATTGAGAGAGATCCGGAGCTTAAGCAGCAACAGGACAAAGGCAGTGAGTCGCTGGAGGAAGGTGCTTCTTCCGCCACGATGTGCCCGGAAAAGAGCAGCGAGTCGCTGGAGGAATGTGGTTCATTCGACTCGATGCTGTGTCCGGCGGACATGTCAGCGCGAAGCAGGAAGGCCTACCTGCAGCACATGATGGACGAACTACCCAGGCCAGTGCACAACCGAATTTTGGCAATGAAGCACAGTCAGATGGAGCAGATCAAGATTTCGGAGCAGTTCTATCGGGAGGTGTACGAGCTGGAGAAGCGCTACTATTTGCAGTGCGCTGAGCTGTTCGATTCGCGGCGCGACGTCGTTGACGGGTCTGTGGAGCCAGAACCAATGGAGCCCAGCTGGAGTGAGCAGCACGACGATCTGGTCGCCGAACTCCAGGCCAGCAAGGAGTTCCACCAGCTGACCGAACTCATGCCCAAGATGCCGGCTAATGCAGTGGGCGTGCCCCGCTTCTGGCTGAGCATCTTCCGGAATGTGTCCCTGCTGTCGGACATGGTGCAGCACCATGACGAGCCGCTCCTCGAGTGCCTGATGGACGTGCGCATCAGCTACGAGCCGGAGAGCTACACCCTCAAGTTCCTGTTCCGGCCCAACAGCTACCTCGACGACTGCTCGCTGATGCTTACCAAGAAGTACTTACTGCAGCACCAGGCCGACCAGGAATATCCGTTTATGTTCGAGGGACCCGAGATCGTGAGCTGCGAGGGCTGCCACATTCATTGGCGCGATGACTCCAATCTCACGATGCAGAAAGTCGGTAGCGGCTACTGTGTGGAAAATGCAATTCAGCGCGAATCCTTCTTTAATTTCTTTTCACCGCCACAACCACAGGACTTGTCGCTGGCCGACGAGAAGACCAAGATGCTGCTGGGAAACGACTTTGAGGTGGGCTTCCTGCTGCGCACCCAGATCGTGCCCAAGGCCGTTCTGTTTTACACTGGCGACCTTGTGGATAGCACGAACGAGGGACTCAGCGACAGCGATTCCTCAGAGACATCGGATACCGACGCCGACACAGATACAACTGCccctgcacccacacacacgccGGAGCAGCTG